Proteins from a genomic interval of Corynebacterium deserti GIMN1.010:
- a CDS encoding hemolysin family protein: protein MDILISILSLLGFVLLTASTGLFVAIEFALTGLEKSTIETHVKQKGDSSARAVQRDHQNLSFVLSGAQLGITVTTLATGFLAEPVLAKFFTPLLELVGLPESASSAVALVIALLVATTLSMVFGELVPKNWAITNPLGVARFVVHPVNWFNTALKPFINAMNVSANWVVRKLGIEPAEELASARSAQELTALVRSSAESGGLDQNTAAVINRSLQFGDATADEFMTPRSTIESLKSTDTVNDLIELALETGHSRFPVTDGDLDETIGLVHIKDAFSVPREDRSTTLVKDMARKIPVIPASLDGDSVLNAVRNAGSQVILVADEYGGTAGMVTIEDVVEEILGEIHDEHDDSDAERDFQQFGASWEVSGLVRTDELEERVGYVSPEGPFETLGGLIMYAMGAIPRVGDVTLLPLTETPTMDEFESGFSGRWIARVTVMEDRRIDKAVLTPISHEEAKEYEK, encoded by the coding sequence ATGGACATACTCATAAGCATCCTCTCATTGCTGGGCTTCGTGCTTCTTACTGCGAGCACCGGATTGTTCGTGGCCATTGAGTTCGCACTCACAGGTCTTGAAAAATCCACCATTGAAACACATGTGAAGCAAAAGGGCGACAGCAGCGCCCGGGCAGTGCAGAGGGATCACCAAAATCTGTCGTTCGTGCTCTCTGGTGCCCAGTTGGGTATTACTGTCACGACTCTTGCCACTGGTTTCCTCGCAGAGCCGGTGCTGGCGAAATTCTTCACGCCACTTCTTGAACTGGTAGGCCTACCGGAATCGGCAAGCAGTGCCGTCGCGTTGGTTATCGCCCTATTGGTGGCAACCACGTTGTCCATGGTCTTCGGCGAGCTAGTGCCAAAGAACTGGGCGATTACCAATCCATTGGGGGTTGCCCGCTTCGTGGTGCACCCCGTTAATTGGTTTAACACCGCACTCAAGCCGTTTATCAACGCGATGAACGTCTCAGCAAACTGGGTTGTGCGCAAGCTCGGCATTGAACCTGCAGAAGAATTGGCCTCAGCTCGATCCGCCCAAGAACTAACTGCATTGGTTCGCAGCTCCGCAGAAAGCGGCGGCCTTGACCAAAACACCGCTGCCGTCATCAATCGATCGCTGCAGTTCGGTGATGCCACCGCCGATGAGTTCATGACTCCTCGTTCCACCATTGAGTCACTAAAATCCACCGACACCGTCAACGATCTGATCGAACTTGCCCTGGAAACCGGTCACTCCCGCTTCCCTGTCACCGACGGCGATCTGGATGAAACCATTGGTTTGGTTCACATCAAGGATGCGTTCTCTGTGCCTAGGGAAGATCGCTCGACCACATTGGTCAAAGACATGGCACGAAAAATCCCTGTCATTCCCGCCAGTCTTGATGGCGACTCCGTGCTTAACGCCGTGCGCAATGCCGGCTCCCAGGTCATTCTCGTTGCCGATGAATACGGCGGAACCGCCGGCATGGTCACCATTGAAGATGTGGTGGAAGAAATCCTCGGCGAAATCCACGACGAGCACGACGACTCGGATGCAGAGCGCGATTTCCAACAATTCGGCGCCAGCTGGGAAGTCTCTGGGCTGGTCCGTACCGATGAGCTAGAAGAGCGTGTCGGCTACGTGTCCCCTGAAGGCCCATTTGAAACCCTCGGCGGTCTCATCATGTACGCCATGGGCGCCATCCCTCGCGTTGGCGACGTCACGCTGTTGCCGCTGACGGAAACCCCCACCATGGATGAATTCGAATCCGGATTCTCCGGCCGCTGGATCGCACGAGTTACCGTCATGGAAGATCGACGCATCGACAAAGCGGTGCTCACTCCGATTAGCCATGAAGAAGCAAAGGAGTACGAAAAGTGA